A stretch of DNA from Desulfobotulus mexicanus:
AGATATTGTGGTGGAAGGTGACGGGATACATTTTGCTAAAAACTTTGCTGCCTCAAAGGATGCAAGAATCCATGCCTATTCCAAGTTCGGCACCGCAGTAATTACTCTGGAGGATGATTTTAAGGTGGATGTTGCCACAGCACGAACGGAATATTACACCTCTCCTGCGGCCCTTCCGGAGGTGGAGAAAAGCAGCCTCAAGTCAGATCTATACCGCAGGGATTTTACCATCAATACCCTGGCCATACAGCTGAACGAAAAACACTACGGTACCCTCATCGACCATTTTTCAGGTCAGAAGGACATCAAGGACAAAACCCTGCGCATCATCCACAATTTAAGTTTTGTTGAAGATCCCACCCGTATTTTCCGGGCGGTCCGCTTTGAATCCCGTTTTGGTTTCAGCATCGGTAAGCTCACCGTTCGACTCATTGAAAACGCCATACGCATGGGTGTTTTTAAAAGGCTTTCCGGTGCCAGAGCCATGGGAGAAATCATTTCCATACTGGAAGAAAATGATCCAGTTCCCTCCATCAAAAGACTGGGAGAATTCCGTCTTCTGGCGACTCTGCACCCGTCCATGGCCCTTACGGAAAAAACAACAGCCCTTCTCATGGAAACCCGCAAGGCCCTTGACGGCTATGAACTTCTGGCCGAAGACCTTCGCTGTCAACGCTGGCTGGTTTATTTCATGGTACTTATCAGCCCCTGCAATACGGCAGAGGCTAAAAAGGTATGCCGCCTGCTGCGCCTTGCCGGATGGCAGGAAGAACTCTGCGTAAAGGAAAGGGAGCAGGCGGATCTCTGCATCAAACGCCTTACAAGGGAACTTCCCCTGGATAACAGTATCCTTTACAACAGACTGCATGTTTTCAAAACGGAAGTTTTAGTATACATGATGGCCGCTGCGGAAAGAAAGCAGGTAAAAAAGGCCATTGCCCATTATCTTTCAAAACTTCGCTTTGTCACACCACTGATACAGGGGCGGGATTTAAAGGAAATGGGCCTTCCCCCCAGCCCCCGTTACCGGAAAATTCTCATGCAGGTTCAGGATGCCAGGCTCAACGGCATGCTGCATTCAAAAGAAGATGAAATGGCCTTTGTGGCCGGTATTTTAAAAAATACGCCGAAGGAAAACGGCAGGGAGCAAAAAAAATGACTCAAAAACAAAGGGTACTCACAGGCATAACCACCACAGGCACGCCCCATCTCGGCAATTATGTGGGCGCCATTCGCCCGGCCATTGAAGCCAGCAGAAATCCGGATATGGATGCCTTTTATTTTCTGGCGGACTACCATGCCCTGATCAAATGCCACGAACCCGCACGGGTGGCAGCATCCCGCATGGAAGTGGCTGCCACATGGCTGGCTCTGGGTCTGGATACGGATAATGCAGTATTTTATCGTCAGTCCGACATTCCGGAAATTCCTGAGCTGACCTGGATTCTTTCCTGCGTGGCAGCCAAGGGGCTTCTCAACCGTGCCCATGCCTATAAAGCCGCCGTTCAGGTCAATGAGGAGGAAAAGGCAAAGGATCCTGACAAAGGCATCACCATGGGACTTTTCAGCTATCCCGTACTCATGGCTGCAGATATCCTGATGTTCAATGCCCATAAGGTTCCGGTCGGGAGGGATCAGATTCAGCACATAGAAATGGCCAGGGATATCGGTGGCCGATTCAACCATATCTTCGGCCAGACCTTTGTTCTTCCCGAAGCCCTTGTGGATGAAAAGACAGCTGTGCTGAGCGGCATTGACGGCAGAAAGATGTCCAAAAGCTATGACAATACCATTCAGCTTTTTCTGCCTGAAAAAAAGCTGCGCAAAACCATCATGAAAATAAAAACCAACTCACAGGAACCTTCAGAGCCCAAAGATCCTGACACCTGCACCCTTTTTGAAATTTATAATGCCTTTGCCACACAGGAAGAAATCCTTGAGGTACGGAAGCGCTATGCGGAAGGTATCGGTTGGGGAGATATGAAAATTCTTCTTTTTGACTATCTCAACGCCATTCTGGAGGAGCCCAGAGAACGCTATGCCGAACTGATGGCAAACCCTGCAAAGGTTGAAAAAATTCTGCTGGAAGGTGCAGAAAAGGCCCGCAGCGCTGCAGGTCCCTTTCTCTCGGAAATAAGAAAAAAAACAGGACTTCTTCCCTTTTCATAGCAGGTAATCATTAACTACATTGAAAGGACAACATGCAAGAAATCCAGTCCCCGCAGACCTTCAGCGACCTGACACCGGAACATATTCTCCGTGCTGCTGAAAATGCCACAGGCCTTCACTTCACAGGGCTTGTGGCTCCCCTTCCCAGTTATATTAACCGGGTCTATGAACTGCAGGACATGGACGGCAGACGGCACATCATCAAATTCTACCGTCCGGCCAGGTGGTCCGGCTCTGCCCTTGAAGATGAACACCGCTTTCTGCTGGACTGCGCTGAGGCAGAGCTGCCCGTTGTGGCTCCTGTCTTACTTAAAAACGACACTACACTGGGAAAAACCGGCCCCATCTTCTTTGCTCTTTTTCAGAAACGGGCAGGCAGGGAGCTGGATATCACCCATGACAGGGACTGGGAGCAGCTGGGTCGCCTTATAGCAAGGCTCCACAATGTGGCTGCGGCAGATAAAGGCCCTAACCGTCTGTACCTGCATCCGGACAGAACCCTTGCAAGGGATGCGGATGAGCTTCTGCGGGGGTGTATACCAGCTGGGATGCGGAAAGATTTTCAGGACCAGATTGAACAGCTTAAAGATATCAGTCGTCCCCTTTTTGAAAAAGAAACCCTGATTCGGCTGCATGGAGATCTGCACCGTAAAAACATTCTGCACCGGCCCGGAGAAGGTCTTCTTCTTATTGATTTTGATGACATGATGACGGGACCGGCCATGCAGGATCTCTGGCTGCTGCTTCCCGACCGTCTGGAAAAATGCCGAAGGGAAGCAGGGCTGCTGATGGAGGGATACCGAACCTTCCGGAATCTTTCCCAGAGCAGCACAGAACTCATAGAGCCCATAAGGGCCATGCGGCAGATCTATTTTCTTGCATGGTGCCATCGCCAGAAAAATGATACCCGCTTCAGCGCCACCTTTCCCAACTGGGGCAGTGAATCTTTCTGGCGTCAGGAACTTAAGGATCTGAGGGATCAGGTACAGAGATTACAACCCCAGTCCAGCAGACCTGCCTTTCATTTCATTGCGGATCTTTAAGATCTTAACCCACAAAACAAGGAGAATCCCATGTTCATGGATCTTATACGCAAACGCCGCAGCGTGAGAAAATTCACGGATCAGACCATAGAAAAAGAAAAGCTGGAGCTTCTCAAGGAATCAGCCCTGCGCAGTCCCTCCTCCCGCAGCCGCAATCCATGGGAATTTATTTTTGTAACAAATCCCGATCTTCTAAAAAAACTTTCAGAAATAAAGCCCCATGGCGCTTCCTTTCTCCATGGAGCACCTCTGGGAGTGGTGGTATTAGCAGACCCTGAACGTTGTGATGTCTGGGTAGAGGACTGCTCCATTGCCATGATTTTTCTTCAACTGGCCGCAGAGTCCCTTGGCCTTAAAAGCTGCTGGGTGCAGGTGAGAAAACGCATGCTCAATGACCATGTCAGCGCAGAGGAAAAAACCCGCAGTCTCCTTGGTATTCCGGAAAAAATGAAGGTTCTCGCCATACTTGCCGCAGGCTATGGGGCAGAAAAGCTGGAAGGCCACCCGGAAGAAAGTCTCATGCGGGAAAAAATTCACACCAACACCTACGGAGGCTGAACCTTGGCATCCCCACTGATCTGGCATGCAGACCCCATTCTTTTCTCCCTCGGTCCCCTCAGTGTACGCTGGTATGGACTGTTTTTCGCCTGTGCATTTATCTGCGGCATGATTTGGATGCAGTATGTCTTCAAAAAAGAAGGCAAGGATGCCGATGCCCTCGAACCCCTTTTGTACCGCATCATGGCAGGAGTTATCATCGGAGCCAGACTTGGCCACTGCCTTTTCTATGAACCCGGCTATTACCTCAGCAATCCAGTAGAAATCCTTAAAATTTGGGAAGGCGGACTTGCCAGCCACGGCGGTATTCTGGGCCTTTTCATAGCCCTTTATGTGCACAGCCGAAAATACGAAGAAACCCCTTTTTTCTGGCTGGCGGACCATCTCATGGTGGCTGGGTGCATGGGAGCGGCCTTTATACGGCTTGGCAATTTCTTCAACTCCGAGCTGGTGGGCATTCCCGTGAAATCCGGATGGGGCATTGTATTCAGCCGTGTGGACATGATCCCAAGGCACCCGGTGCAGCTCTATGAATCCATGGCCTATGCCACATGCAGCCTGCTTCTTTTTCTTGCATGGAAAAAAGGAGCAGGACAAATCCCATTCCGTCTTACGGCCATCGCCCTTATCCTTGCGGCTACGGCCCGTATTCTGCTTGAAATCTTTAAAACCCAGCAGACAGCCTTTGCCTTTCCCGTACATATGGGACAGCTCCTCAGCCTTCCCTTTCTTTTCTGCGGGATTCTTCTTTATCTTTATTCAAGGAAAAATCCCCCTGCGACCAGGCACAGGCACAAAAAAACACAGTGAGGCCCATGCATAAGAAAGCTTTTGCGGTTTTATCCGATATCCACGGCAATTATGAAGCCCTTGTTCAGGTGCTGAAGGACATGGAGTCTCTTGGGATTGTAAATGCCATCAGCCTTGGGGACAACATCGGCTACGGGCCATACCCCAACGAGGTTGTTGCCGCACTGCTGGCGGCAGAAATTCCTTCGGTACTGGGTAACCATGAATCCGCCATTCTTAAAATATCTGAGCAGAACTGGTTTAACCCTTCAGCAAAACAAGCCCTCATGCAGACACGGAAGATGCTGAATTCCGATACGCTGACCAGTATCCGTAAATATCCAAGGTTTAAAACCATATGTAACTGCCGTTTTGTTCACGGCTGTCCCCCTTCGGATATCCGGACTTATCTGTTTCAGAAGGATGATGAAGAAATCATAAAATTATTCAGCCTGTTTAATGAGTCAGTCTGCTTTGTGGGCCATACCCATGAACTTGAAATCATACGCTGGGACGGAGAAAAAATTTCTCGCAGCATCCCCGATGAGACCCCATTTTTTTTAAAGGAAAAAGAACGTATCATCATCAACTGTGGCAGTGTGGGGCAGCCAAGGGATGGGGATAACAGGGCAAAATACATCATCTATGACCCCATTGAGAAATCCGTTCTTATCCAAAGGGTTTCCTATGACGTAAAAAAAACCGTCTCAGCCATTCTCAGGGCCGGACTTCCCAAGGTCTACGCAGACAGACTCCTCTAGGAGAAAAATGAGAACCATAGGAAAGTATCAGATTGCAGGAGAGCTGGGCCGGGGAGGCATGGGCCGGGTTCTCAAAGTGCGTCACCCGGAAATTCAAAGGATTCTTGCGGCCAAGGTGTTTCTCCCCCACCCTTTTCTTCTGTCTTCCGTGGGAGAAAAACACCTGCTTTCAATGTTCATGGAAGAGGCCCGAAAAATGGCCATGCTGCACCACCCCAATGTGGCAGGTGTGGAAGATCTCCATTGCGGAGAAAAAACTTTTTATACCATGCCCTGTTATTCCAGAAGCCTTGGCCTCATCATGGGAGAAAATTCAGATATGGAGGCTCCCTGCAGAAGCCTGGATCCGGATACTGCCATTCATTATATGAAACAGCTTCTGACGGCACTGCACTGCCTGCACTTTCACGGTATCATCCACAGGGACATCAAACCCTGGAACCTGCTCATGGATGATGAAGACAGACTTATTCTCGGTGATTTCGGCCTGAGCCGCCTGCGCAGGGAAACCACGGGCACACCGGAAAATATCAAAGTAGGCTCCCCCTGGTACGCACCACCGGAGCAGGAAAAGGATGCTGACAGTGCCGATGAAAGATCGGATATTTATGCAGCAGGCATTGTATTTCACCGCATGCTGACGGGACTCTTTCCTCCGGATAATACTGAAAAAAACAGCCTGCTGCCTGAACCTGAAGAACTGTGGCAGGATTTTCTGAAAAAATGCCTTGCCAAAAATCCAGCCCATCGTTTTACCAGCGCAGAAAAAATGCTCAAGGCTTTGGATATTCTGGATCATTCATGGATTAATTTCAGGGAAAAGGAATGTTCCTTTCCCTTTAGCGCAGAAGAAAAAAACGATCATGGTCCCCTTAAGCTGAGAAGTTTTCCCCTTCGTACCGGAGTTCGGGGATCACTTGCAGATATGCTGGAGGCAGATCCCCTTTTCCGGCCAGCCCTTTTAGTTCAAAATAATTTCATTACCGGACCTGAAGAAGACTTCATCTATGACAAGAATACAGGACTTCTCTGGGAAAAAGCTGGAAGCCCCTTTCCAATGAACAGAAATGATGCAGAAAAATGGATAAGAATGCTCAATGGAAGGGCTGCTGGACATAAGAGAGAATGGCGATTCCCAACGGTTCCTGAACTTTTTTCCCTCACACGCCAGACCATGACACCCAAAGATTACTGCAGGGAGTACCCCCTTGATCCCCGACAGGGCTGGGTATGGAGCAGCGATGGACGCAGCCATATCAGCTACTGGTTTGTTGATCTTTTCAGGGGTTTTACAGCACCCATGGACAAAGACGGATACTGTTTTGTAAAAGGTGTTGCAGGGCCTTTTAACTGAAACCAGAAACCTTGTCAAAACACCGTAAATAGATACCCCGGACATAAATCAGCTTAAAATAATCCGTTACCACTCGAATATCATAGCGATAATTATGAACTATTATTAGGTATTGAAGCTTAAGGCCACTTCCGGGGTTTAATGTACCATTAGAATACAACCTGTTTTCAATTAAAGTAAATATTCTGTAACTCCATGGCACATTATAAATTTAATATCCATTATTCTTTAAAAAGTTAAACGACCATTTATATTCAGTAGTGTCCGGTTAGGTTTTTGCATGAAAAAAAGTTTTAATTTTTAACAAAAAACATGATTTATGTCTTGACAAATCAATAAAAATGTAAATTTCGCCTTGAAATTATTATTAACTATAATTTCAAGGATTTGTGCGTGAAGATTTTTACAGATGAAAAGAAGAAAATTGATTCTTTAACCTTTAACAAGTTCATGTTACCGATTATTAAGATATTACCAATAATACCAGCTCTTTTATCAAGAGGACATAGACCTTTAAAAATGAATTTTGAAGATCAGTTAAAAGCTCTCATATATTTTCATCTTCAGGAACATGGTTCTGCCCGTCATCTTATTCAGGATATGAATGAAAACAATTTTGCAAAAGAGAATATTGCTCCTGAAGGTGGTATTAGCATAAGCAGTTTTTCAGAGATCATTAACAGCAGAGGGCTTGAGCAGCTGTTATTTGTTTTTCAAGAACTTTACAAACAGGCTTCATTCATAATTCCAAAAAAATTCACGGATCTTGGAGAGCTTGTATCGATAGATGGAAGCCTTATTGATGCCGTTCTTTCAATGTTTTGGGCTGATTACAGGAAGAGCTCTAAAAAAGCAAAAGCTCACTGTGGTTTTGATATCAACCGTGGYATCCCGAACAAAATATTTCTAACTGACGGTAATGGTCCTGAGCGCCCTTTTGTGAGCATGTTCTTATCAAATGGTCAAACTGGCGTTATGGACAGAGGGTATCAATGCCACCATCTGTTTGATCAGCTTCAGAAAGAAGGAAAGCTCTTTGTATGCCGTATCAAGAAAAATACCAAAATGACTGTTCTGGAAGAAAACAAGGCAGTTTCTGGCAGCCATGTTTTTTATGATGCAATGGTTCTTCTTGGAAATCCTGGTCAAAGCCAGACAGTAGAACCCGTCAGGGTTGTTGGTTACAAAGTAGCCGGAATTAAATATTTTGTAGCCACAAACAGAACTGATCTGACAGGAGAACAGGTAGCAACCGTGTATAAGCTCAGGTGGACAATAGAGTCCTTTTTCAAATGGTGGAAGAAGCATTTGAAAGTCTATCATCTGATTGCCAGAGAAAAACATGGTCTTATGGTTCAGATACTTGGCGGTTTAATTACTTATTTATTGATGGCAATTTACTGCCGGGAGCAATTTGGAGAAGAGGTCTCAATTAAAAGAGTTCGTGAGATAAGAAACACTATTTTGAATGAACTCTTTAATAGTAATAGCGATGAAGACAATCAAGGCAATAAAATTTTAAAAGAGCCGGATCATTTAATGCAAGCAAAAACCTAACCGGACACTACTGATTTATATTATAATAAAAAGATCCGTAGCAAAAAATGCCACGGATCTTTTATATTCAACTATGACCGTATTTCAGACAGATTTTTTCAGGATGCTCCCGAAACCTTGGGTTTCAGACCTTCGGTTCCCAGAGAATCGGCCTTCTTCTCAACACCCGGAGCCTTGGCAAAAATTGCAATCACAGCACCGATGGTACAGGCTATACCAGCCACAAGGAAAGCACTTTCAAAACCTATGGCAATGGAAAGCCTTGGAGCTGTAAGGGCTGCTATACCGTAGAAGATAAAGACAGCACCATAATTATTGCCCACATTGGCAAGGCCAAACCATTCCGCAGTCAGGGTTGGCAGCATGGCCGCAAGCCCTCCAAAACAGAAACCTACCACACAGGTTGCCACAAGAAAGCCAGCATAGGTCATGGGAATCAAGGCCATGTAGAACATGGCAAGGCTGAGCATGATGAAATTGGCCAGTATGGAAGGTTTTCTGCCGAATCTGTCGGAAATCCAGCCCCATCCCAAACGACCACAGGCATTGAAAAGGGCGATGGTCACAACGGCATTACCTGCTGCTGCAAGGCTCAGGCCGATCATGGTCATACCTATATTGGCGGCCACACTGATTATCATAAGGGCTGCGGCGCTGCCAAAGAACATCCAGGCAACCAGCATATAGAACTGCGGTGTACGCATGGCCTGTCCCGTTGAAAAACGACGACTTCCGGCAGGTGCTGCTCCACCCTGACTCACGGGCGGTGTCCAGCCCGGAGGCCGATATCCCTGAGGAGGTACAGCAAGAAACATGGCACCCGCAACAATAAGCACGCCATAAATACATCCCAGATACAGAAAGGATTGAGAAACACCGAATTTTGTAATGAAAATCAAAATTATGGGCTTAAATACCATGCCACCCACTCCCAGTGCGGCAAGAATAAGACCCGTAATGAGACCTCTTTTTTCCGGGAACCACTTAACACAGGTGGCAAGAGGCGTGACGTAAGCAGCACCGATACCTATACCTGCTATTACACCGTAGGTAAGATAGAGAAAATATACATTAGTGGCAAAGCTCGCCAGTGCTACACCAAGCCCGGTGAGAAGACCGCCGGCAATGGCCACCTTTTTCGGTCCTATTTTATCCTGTATTCTGCCTGCAAAAATCACTGCCACAGAAAAACAGGCCAGAGTAATGGAAAAGGTAAAGACCGTATCCCCCGGTGTCCAGCCATGGGCTTCCACCAGCGGCCTGTTGAAAAGACTCCAGGTATAGATGGCGCCCAGACTTAGCTGCATAAGAAGCGAACCCGCAACAACAAGCCAGCGGTTGTGATTTTTTTCATTCTGATAAGCTGTTTCCATGGTGCCCCCTTATATTTATTGAGTAGATTAAAACAGATCGCCACACTAAACAATGTTTATACAGAAGACTTAAAAAAGACCGGGAATCCTCCATCAGTCTGAGAGATGGGGGGGAAGGAAAGAGAATTCCCGGTTCAGGAGAAAAAGGGCCAACCCTATAAAGCCCTTATGCCTCATACAGCCATGCGTATATCACTTGTTAAACCAGTAGTATGTAGCTTACGCTTCCAGATATTCATTCTGGAAGCTTCCTGCATCAATTCTTCCCTGTAATCGGGATGGGCAATACCAATCAGCGCTTCTGCACGTTCCCATGTACTCTTACCCTTGAGATTGGCCATACCGTACTCCGTCACCACCCAGTGGGTTACGGTCCTGGGAAGGGTAACAATGGTCCCCAGCTCCAGAGTAGGCCGTATACGGGTTTTTCGATTACCCTGCTTATCCGTAGTGGTGGAACGCAGACAGATAAAGCTCTGACCTCCCTCGGAATGGTAACTGCCAAAGGCAAAGTCAAACTGTCCTCCGGTTCCTGATATCTGGCGAATTCCCGAAGACTCACTGGAAATCTGCCCGTAAAGATCCACTTCAACGGCATTATTGATGGAAACAGCCCTGGGATTGGATGCAATGCGGGCAGGGGCATTCACATAATCAACGGGATAGCTGGCACAAAGGGGATTGTTGTGGAGGAAATCATAGAGTCGCTGGCTTCCCAGTGCAAAGGTGTAGGTCATCTTTCCCGGGAGATCCCTTTTCATGCGGCCCGTTATACGACCGGCCTCGTACATGTCTATGTAACTGTCAACCAGCATTTCCGTATGAACACCCAGATCCCTTATGCCCGAATCCGCAATCATACGGCCAATGGCGTTGGGAAGCCCGCCAATACCCAGCTGAAGGCAGGCTCCATCGGGAATTCTTGAAACCACATGTTCTGCGATTTTCATATCCTCTCTGGATACAGCCGGTTCCTTAAGGGCAAACATGGGCGCATTATCCGACTCCACTACAAAATCTACCTGGGATATATGAATGGCTTCATCATATCCTCCATGGCAAACGGGCATGCTGCTGTTGACCTCAACAATAATGGTCCTTGCATTTTCTATCTGCGCCCTCTGAACGGAATTGGCAACACCGTAATTGAAAAAACCATTGCTGTCCATGGGTGCACAGCGAACCATATAAACATCGGTTTCAATATCCCGTTCATAATATCGGGGACCTTCGTGATAAAGAATGGGGATGTAGCTACAAAGACCTTTGTCATGGAGAATCCTGTCGCCACCGGTAAAATGCCAGTTATTATAAATAAAACGCTCTCCCGAAGGATCGGCCATGGCAACGGCCGCAAGGCCCGGGAAACCCACGGCACGCACCTTGACTTCCTCAAGCTCTTCAGCCCTTTTAGCCAGTGCAACATCCAGGGTCAGGGGGGCACATAGAAAATTCCCATAATCCACCCATTGTCCTGAACGTACAAGGGAAACGGCCTTCTCCGGTGATACCAGCTTTGTACGATAAAAGGTCTGCAAGTCCATGATGTCCTCCTTTGGTTGATACCGCCTTCTGGCGGCATTCGCTTTGGTTGACAATCATAATTGCAAAGCCCGGGCCAAACACAGCAAGACATTGATTTTAAAACCAATTAAATCAAAACGCTCGCTTGCAAAAAATAATAAACCGGATTTATACGACAATCATGCCGCATTAAATCCGGTCTCAAAATAAACACTGTTTACCGCAAGGTCCCGTGATTACTGGAGCCTTCGGTGATCCGGCAAAAATGCCGCACAATGCGGCAACTATGCCGTATCGTCTTCCCGTAACTTATACCGGTTCATTTTTCTTTCAAGGGTTCTCCGGTCAATACCCAGAGTTTCCGCAGTGTGGCCCCGATGTCCGTCACACTGCTTCAGAGTTTCCAGAAGAACTTCCCGCTCATAAATATCAAGCCGGTCTTTCAGTGTACGATCAGAACTATCTGTATTTTCTGATGAAGAAACCGGCAGGTCCAAAGTCCCAAGGGTAACATAACGCTGCAGGACATTCTGCAGTTCCCGAACATTGCCCGGCCATGAATAACGGAAAAAAACCTCCACAACCTTTGCTTCCAGTCCGGAATGTTCTTCATCTCCCATGGCAGAAAGAAAATGTTCCACAAGAAGTGATATATCAGATTTTCTTTCCCTTAAGGGCGGCAGGTAGATGGGAATAATATGAAGACGGTAAAAAAAATCCTGCCTCATCCGCCCCTCTGCTACCATGGCTTCCATATTTCTGTGGGTGGCTGCAATGATCCGCAGATCCGTAGCAATATGCTCCCTGCCTCCCAGAGGTCGAAAACCGTTTCCTTCCAGGGCACGGA
This window harbors:
- a CDS encoding IS4 family transposase, coding for MKIFTDEKKKIDSLTFNKFMLPIIKILPIIPALLSRGHRPLKMNFEDQLKALIYFHLQEHGSARHLIQDMNENNFAKENIAPEGGISISSFSEIINSRGLEQLLFVFQELYKQASFIIPKKFTDLGELVSIDGSLIDAVLSMFWADYRKSSKKAKAHCGFDINRGIPNKIFLTDGNGPERPFVSMFLSNGQTGVMDRGYQCHHLFDQLQKEGKLFVCRIKKNTKMTVLEENKAVSGSHVFYDAMVLLGNPGQSQTVEPVRVVGYKVAGIKYFVATNRTDLTGEQVATVYKLRWTIESFFKWWKKHLKVYHLIAREKHGLMVQILGGLITYLLMAIYCREQFGEEVSIKRVREIRNTILNELFNSNSDEDNQGNKILKEPDHLMQAKT
- the lgt gene encoding prolipoprotein diacylglyceryl transferase, which translates into the protein MASPLIWHADPILFSLGPLSVRWYGLFFACAFICGMIWMQYVFKKEGKDADALEPLLYRIMAGVIIGARLGHCLFYEPGYYLSNPVEILKIWEGGLASHGGILGLFIALYVHSRKYEETPFFWLADHLMVAGCMGAAFIRLGNFFNSELVGIPVKSGWGIVFSRVDMIPRHPVQLYESMAYATCSLLLFLAWKKGAGQIPFRLTAIALILAATARILLEIFKTQQTAFAFPVHMGQLLSLPFLFCGILLYLYSRKNPPATRHRHKKTQ
- a CDS encoding acetyl-CoA hydrolase/transferase family protein, with the translated sequence MDLQTFYRTKLVSPEKAVSLVRSGQWVDYGNFLCAPLTLDVALAKRAEELEEVKVRAVGFPGLAAVAMADPSGERFIYNNWHFTGGDRILHDKGLCSYIPILYHEGPRYYERDIETDVYMVRCAPMDSNGFFNYGVANSVQRAQIENARTIIVEVNSSMPVCHGGYDEAIHISQVDFVVESDNAPMFALKEPAVSREDMKIAEHVVSRIPDGACLQLGIGGLPNAIGRMIADSGIRDLGVHTEMLVDSYIDMYEAGRITGRMKRDLPGKMTYTFALGSQRLYDFLHNNPLCASYPVDYVNAPARIASNPRAVSINNAVEVDLYGQISSESSGIRQISGTGGQFDFAFGSYHSEGGQSFICLRSTTTDKQGNRKTRIRPTLELGTIVTLPRTVTHWVVTEYGMANLKGKSTWERAEALIGIAHPDYREELMQEASRMNIWKRKLHTTGLTSDIRMAV
- a CDS encoding serine/threonine protein kinase, translated to MQEIQSPQTFSDLTPEHILRAAENATGLHFTGLVAPLPSYINRVYELQDMDGRRHIIKFYRPARWSGSALEDEHRFLLDCAEAELPVVAPVLLKNDTTLGKTGPIFFALFQKRAGRELDITHDRDWEQLGRLIARLHNVAAADKGPNRLYLHPDRTLARDADELLRGCIPAGMRKDFQDQIEQLKDISRPLFEKETLIRLHGDLHRKNILHRPGEGLLLIDFDDMMTGPAMQDLWLLLPDRLEKCRREAGLLMEGYRTFRNLSQSSTELIEPIRAMRQIYFLAWCHRQKNDTRFSATFPNWGSESFWRQELKDLRDQVQRLQPQSSRPAFHFIADL
- a CDS encoding tryptophan--tRNA ligase, translated to MTQKQRVLTGITTTGTPHLGNYVGAIRPAIEASRNPDMDAFYFLADYHALIKCHEPARVAASRMEVAATWLALGLDTDNAVFYRQSDIPEIPELTWILSCVAAKGLLNRAHAYKAAVQVNEEEKAKDPDKGITMGLFSYPVLMAADILMFNAHKVPVGRDQIQHIEMARDIGGRFNHIFGQTFVLPEALVDEKTAVLSGIDGRKMSKSYDNTIQLFLPEKKLRKTIMKIKTNSQEPSEPKDPDTCTLFEIYNAFATQEEILEVRKRYAEGIGWGDMKILLFDYLNAILEEPRERYAELMANPAKVEKILLEGAEKARSAAGPFLSEIRKKTGLLPFS
- a CDS encoding protein kinase domain-containing protein; the protein is MRTIGKYQIAGELGRGGMGRVLKVRHPEIQRILAAKVFLPHPFLLSSVGEKHLLSMFMEEARKMAMLHHPNVAGVEDLHCGEKTFYTMPCYSRSLGLIMGENSDMEAPCRSLDPDTAIHYMKQLLTALHCLHFHGIIHRDIKPWNLLMDDEDRLILGDFGLSRLRRETTGTPENIKVGSPWYAPPEQEKDADSADERSDIYAAGIVFHRMLTGLFPPDNTEKNSLLPEPEELWQDFLKKCLAKNPAHRFTSAEKMLKALDILDHSWINFREKECSFPFSAEEKNDHGPLKLRSFPLRTGVRGSLADMLEADPLFRPALLVQNNFITGPEEDFIYDKNTGLLWEKAGSPFPMNRNDAEKWIRMLNGRAAGHKREWRFPTVPELFSLTRQTMTPKDYCREYPLDPRQGWVWSSDGRSHISYWFVDLFRGFTAPMDKDGYCFVKGVAGPFN
- a CDS encoding L-lactate MFS transporter, coding for METAYQNEKNHNRWLVVAGSLLMQLSLGAIYTWSLFNRPLVEAHGWTPGDTVFTFSITLACFSVAVIFAGRIQDKIGPKKVAIAGGLLTGLGVALASFATNVYFLYLTYGVIAGIGIGAAYVTPLATCVKWFPEKRGLITGLILAALGVGGMVFKPIILIFITKFGVSQSFLYLGCIYGVLIVAGAMFLAVPPQGYRPPGWTPPVSQGGAAPAGSRRFSTGQAMRTPQFYMLVAWMFFGSAAALMIISVAANIGMTMIGLSLAAAGNAVVTIALFNACGRLGWGWISDRFGRKPSILANFIMLSLAMFYMALIPMTYAGFLVATCVVGFCFGGLAAMLPTLTAEWFGLANVGNNYGAVFIFYGIAALTAPRLSIAIGFESAFLVAGIACTIGAVIAIFAKAPGVEKKADSLGTEGLKPKVSGAS
- a CDS encoding nitroreductase family protein, coding for MFMDLIRKRRSVRKFTDQTIEKEKLELLKESALRSPSSRSRNPWEFIFVTNPDLLKKLSEIKPHGASFLHGAPLGVVVLADPERCDVWVEDCSIAMIFLQLAAESLGLKSCWVQVRKRMLNDHVSAEEKTRSLLGIPEKMKVLAILAAGYGAEKLEGHPEESLMREKIHTNTYGG
- a CDS encoding metallophosphoesterase family protein — translated: MHKKAFAVLSDIHGNYEALVQVLKDMESLGIVNAISLGDNIGYGPYPNEVVAALLAAEIPSVLGNHESAILKISEQNWFNPSAKQALMQTRKMLNSDTLTSIRKYPRFKTICNCRFVHGCPPSDIRTYLFQKDDEEIIKLFSLFNESVCFVGHTHELEIIRWDGEKISRSIPDETPFFLKEKERIIINCGSVGQPRDGDNRAKYIIYDPIEKSVLIQRVSYDVKKTVSAILRAGLPKVYADRLL